The Urbifossiella limnaea nucleotide sequence GCGACCGTCGGCGGCGTGGATGTCGACTCCTCGGCCCGGCCGCCCTTGATTTCGCCGCGGAGCTCGCGGAGCTCGCGTGCCAGGTCCTGGATCAGTCGCATCTGCTCGCAGACCAGTGACGCGTGCTCCTGCTGCTGGGTGGCGAACATCCCAGCCATCGTCACGAAGCACTGTTGGAACTGCTCCATCATCTCCCGGACCGGGGTGAGCGCCCCGGTCACCGACTCGGCCATCTGCCGCGACAGGGCCGCCGGCTGCTCCGCGGCGGGCGGCCGGGCGGCCGAGCCCCACAGGGTCAGCGGCCCCCGGCCCCCGGCCGGGCGGACCACCAGGTTCACCCGGCCGATCTCGATCAGGTCGCCCTCGCGGGCCCGTGACAGCCGGGCCGCCCGGCCGTTGAGCCGGGTCCCCTTCTGGCTGAACACGTCCACCAACCACACCCCGTCCCGGGTGTTCACCAGGGCGCAGTGGAAGTAGCCGACCGAGTCCTCGGCGAACCGCAACTGGCAGGACGGGTGGCGCCCGACGAAGGTCAGCAGCTGGTCGAGCGGGAAGGTTCCGGCCGCGCCCCCCGCCGCGGGAAACACCTCCAGGACGGCGGTCGCACCGGCGCCGGGCTCGCCGTCCTCCGGCTCGCCGGGCTCCGGTCGGGGCGGGGCCAGCGGGTCCGAGGCGGCCACGGCCCCGTCGGCGACCAGGTCGAACGCCCCGACCCGAACCTTGTGCCCGGGCGTCAGCCACCCCCGCCCCCGGCTCCCGTCCTCCCACACGACCCCGGTTCGGCTGCCGAGATCGACGAGGTACGGCCGGCCGTCGATCACCTGGAGGTAGGCGTGGTACTGGCTGACGCTCGGGTCGTTCAGCTTGACATGGACCGCCTGGCCCCGGCCGAGCAGGGCGTAGGGCTGGTCGAGCGCGACCGCGCGGGTCGCCCCCGACGAGCGGTGGGTGAGGCGGAGGTGGAGCGGGCCCCGCATCCCGCACGCGACGGCGAACGCCTCGGGGATGCTCAGCGGGGCGCCCGTGTCCGAAGGAATCTCGTCGCTCGGCATGTCAGCTACCCGCGTGGATCGCGCCGAACCGTTCGGCGGGCGTACGGTCCCGGATACCTTCGCTCAGTCCCACTGTAGTTCATGCGACGCCCGATCTGTACCCCAGTTCCGCATTCCGGTGCTACGGAGGGTCGGGCCGCAAGGCGATTCGGACGGGACGGTGGCGGCCGCGGGGTGAGCAACGGACCCAAACCCTCAACTCCCCGAATCGGGTTGCGAGCGCACGGACGCGGCACGGTCCTTTTTTTCCTCCCGGGCGAATCTTTCCGCCCCCTCCCGCATCAGACAAGGCCGACGCGAACACGAGCCCCCCGGCGTCGGACCGGAATCCGGGTCGGGCTGTCGACACGCTCCGAGCGACGGGGGCACCCCCTGGCGCGACCGGCCGGTCGCGCCCCCGGGCTCTCTTTCACCATGCCGACCCTGCTCCGCCTGATCCTGAGCGACGCCCGGGCCAAGGCCGCTTGGTGCTACGAGCGGGACGACTGGCAGGGGGTCGTCAAGGCCTTCCTGACCGACGGGACGCCGGCCATGGTCTGGTACCGCCTGATGCAGGCGGCCCGGCGGTGGCGGCTGGCCCCGCTGGAGATGGTCTTCAACCGGCTGAACACGGCGTTCTGCGGCTGCGTCATCGGCCGCGGGGCCGAGTTTGGCGAGGGGTTCGTCCTGGTCCACTCGCACGGGGTCGTGATCAACGGCACGGTGCGGGGCGGCCGGAACGTCCGGGTCGAGCACCAGGTGACAATCGGGGCCGAGAAGCGGCAGAGCCCCGTCCTCGGCGACGACGTGTTCATCGGCGCCGGGGCCAAGGTGATCGGGCCGATCCGGATCGGGGACGGCGCGAAGGTCGGGGCGAACGCCGTGGTCGTCCACGACGTCCCGACCGGCGCCACCGTCGTCGGCATCCCGGCCCGGGTCATCCGCCGCCCCCAACCGAGCCCGGACGCCGCGCCCGCCGAACCGGCCGGGCCGACCCCGGCCGCCCCGCCGGTAGGAGCGTTCCCGTGAACTCGCCCGTCACCGAAGTCGTGTGTTGGACCGCCCTGGCGGCGGTCAGCTTCGCGTACCTCGGCTACCCGGTCCTCATCTGGACCCTGTCCCGCGTGTTCGGCCGGAGCCCCGTCCCGCCAGCCGTCTCGGACGACGACCTCCCGACCGTGTCCCTCCTCGTGGCCGCGTACAACGAGGAGGTCGACATCGAGGCCAGGGTGCTAAACGCCCTCTCCCTCGACTACCCCCGGGGCAAGCTCGAGATCGTCATCGCCACCGACGGCTGCACCGACCGCACGAACGAACTCGTCCGCCCGTACACGCAGTTCGGGGTCCGGCTGGTCGAGTTCTCCGAGAACGCCGGCAAGGCGTCGGTTCTGAACCGGGTGGTCCCGCAATTGACCGGCGAGGTGGTCGTCCTGTCCGACGCCAACACCCACATGGCGACCGACGCCGTCCGCCGGCTGGCCGCCTGGTTCCGCGACCCGGCCGTCGGGGTCGCGTGCGGGAAGCTCGTGCTGACCGACCCGAAGACCGGGCAGAACGCCGACGGCCTGTACTGGAAGTACGAGACGTTCCTGAAGAAGTGCGAGAGCCGGCTCGGCGCCCTACTCGGGGCCAACGGCGCGATCTACGCCGTCCGCCGGAGTGTCTTCCCCGCCGTCCGCCCGGGGACCATGATCGACGACTTCGTCATCCCGCTCGACGCCCGCCGGCGGTCCGGGTGTCGGCTGGTCTACGACGCCCGGGCGGCGGCGTGCGAGGAAACGGCCCCGACGATCGGGGCCGAGTTCGGCCGCCGGGCGCGGATCGGGGCCGGCGGGTTCCAGAGCATCGGCATGCTCTGGCCGCTCCTGTCCCCGCGGCACGGGTGGGTCGCCCTGACCTTCCTCTGCCACAAGATCCTGCGGTGGGTCTGCCCGTTCTTCATGATCGCCGCGCTCGTGGCCAACCTGCTGCTGGTGGGGAACCCGCTCTACGCCGGCCTGCTCGTCGCCCAGGTCGGGTTCTACGCGCTGGCCGCCGCCGGGCACCTGTTGCCGGGCGGCCCGCGGTGGGTGCGGTACCTCCGGCTGCCGACCATGTTCGTGACCATGAACGCCGCCCTGCTCGTCGGTTTCTTCCGGTGGCTGACCCGGCCGCAGACCGGGACGTGGCGGCGGACCGACCGGACGGCGCCGGCCCTCGCGGCCGACCCGAGCGGGAGTCTGCAGGAGCGGCCGGTGGGGAGCGGGTCGTGACCGAACTGGGGATCGCGGCCACGGCCGCCGGAGTGGTGGGGGCCGCCGGCGGGGTCGCCGGGTTCCGGGCCGCCCGCCGCCGGGGGCTCGACCGCTGGCTGCCGTCGTACCTCACCACCCGGCGGCCGGCCCCTGTGCCCGGCGTGCCGGTCGATGTGTTGATCGCGGTGTGCGACCACTACGAGCCGAAGCGGGGGAACGCCCCGCCGGCGAAGGCCAGGGCCCGGGTGCAGCAGTGGGTCGACGAGTACCCGCGGCTGTTCGACCGGTTCCGGGACAGCGACGGGTGCCCGCCCCGGTACAGTTTCTTCTACCCGGCCGACGAGTACGAGCCGGAGTACCTGGACATGCTCGCCGGCCTCTGCCGGCAGGGCTACGGGGAGGTGGAGGTCCACCTCCACCACGACAACGACACCGCGGAGAACCTCCGGCACACCCTCCTGGACTTCAAGCAGACGCTCTCGGAGCGGCACGGGTTACTGTCGCGGGACCGTACGACGGGCGAGGTGGTGTACGGGTTCATCCACGGCAACTGGGCGCTGGACAACTCCCGGTGCGACGGCCGCTGGTGCGGGGTGAACAACGAACTCGACGTCCTCCGGGAGACCGGGTGCTACGCCGACTTTACCCTCCCGTCGGCCCCGAGCGAGACCCAGACCCGGAAGGTGAATAGCGTCTACTGGGCGGTGGACGACCCGGCCCGGCCGAAGTCGCACGACACCGGGCCCGACCTCGGGACCGTGCCGCGGCCGCCGACCGGGCTGCTGATGATCCAGGGGCCGCTGGCCGTCGACTGGTCCCGGCGGAAGTGGGGGATCGTGCCCAAGGTCGAGAACGCCTGCTTGCAGGAATCGCAACCGCCGGACATCACCCGGCTGACCACCTGGATGAACGCCCGCGTGAATATCCCGAGCCGGCCCAACTGGCTGTTCGTGAAACTCCACACCCACGGGGTCAAGGAGCCGAACCAGGACGTGTTGCTCGGCGGCCCGATGGTCCGGTTCCACGAAGCACTGAAGGAGCGGTCGGCCCGGAACCCGCTGTTCCGGTTCCACTACGTGACGGCGCGGGAGATGGCGAACCTCGCCCTCGCCGCCGCGGACCGGGCGGACTTGTCAGTTGCGGACGCGAGATCGTACAAATACGTTCCGAACGGGTAAGGCCGACCAGGCCCGGCGTCCGCTTCCCTGGCATAAGTTCCTTCACAGGTTAAGGTTCCGCCAGCCGAGACTGGCCCGTTCGCTCCGCCAAAGTTATTTTGCAACTTCGCGTCTAACGCCGCATCAAAGTTTCACACCCGAACCCGTATTCATCGGAACTGGACGTGTTCTCATAGAGCAGAAGTTGACAGCCGTAGCTTTCGACCACTCACCCCATCAGCGTAACAGCTGACCGGCGGAGAGCGATTGAACCGGCTACGCGGTCGCACTGATTTTGCCATGAGTATTCGGGCCAGCTTTTCGGGACTCCTACTGCGTGAGTCGCCGGTCGCCGTGCGGAGGCTCGGTTGAGACGGCAGCCGTGTGGCGCCGGGCGACCCCGAACCGGAGGCCGCTGTTAGTGGCCGTCGGAACCGCGAAAGGTGGTGACTCGTCAACTTGAAGAGTTCAGGTACCGCAACAATTTTACATCCTTTTGTCAATTGGGGTAGCCCGGGTGGCGACTCCGATAGAACAAACAATCACAGGACTGACACGATGTCTCGTTTCCGCACCATCCCGCCCCTTTTGGTGGCGGCCCTGACCGGGGTCGTCATCCTGGGGTCGCCGTCACAGGCGGACGCGGGGTTCAAACTCACACTGTCCGACGGTACGACGTCGACGGTGATTGAGGACAACAAGGCGGGTGATGTTGCCGGCCCGGCCGGGCTCATCACCTTCATCGGCAAGGTGGGGATTTTCGACTTCCAGGTCACCACCGGATCATCGAACGCTCCGGGGACGGAAAGCCTGGCCCAGTTGACCATCAACAACCTGTCGATCGCCACGCAGGGGTTCGTAGGCACCAAGAACCTGACGATTACGCTGGAAGATACGGGTTTCAAGTCCCCTGACGAGGGGTTGCTGACCAGCCAGTTGTCCACCACGATGTTGCCGAGTGGGTCCAGCGTAACCTACCAGAGTTACGTGGACGGACAGGCCGGGAAGTTGTTGACACTCAACAGTGTCGGCGGGGTTTCCGACTCCCAGGCGATTTCCGCCAAAACGAACCCTTACACGCTCAAGAGCGTGACGTCCTACACCATCCAGGGATTGGGTGAGAACACGGCCCTGGCGTTGCAGAGTACGGGGATTAGCGCGGTGACCGCTCCGGCTCCGGCCGGCCTCGTGCTCGTCGCGTCCGGTGTCCCGTTCCTCGGCCTCGCTACCTGGTTCCGGCGGCGCGGCAACCCGCTGCCTGTTGCCTGACTTCGGGCGACCACGTAATCCAACCGCGGGGGAGCCATCAGTGGTTCCCCCGCAACCAGTCGATCGGCGACTCGTTGCACCCCCAACTTCTCCCCTAATCGCTCACGTCTCCGCACTGACCGGGCGATCACGCGCCCGGCCCAGAAGCACGGTCGGCCCGGGACTCGATGTTCCGGTTCCACCACTTGACGGCGCGGGAGATGGCGAACCTCGCCGCCGCGGACGGGGCGGATTTGTTGGTAGTGGCCGATCGCTCCTACCAGAACGTGCCATTCGGGTGAGGGACCCGGTGGGCGCAGAGGTGTCAGTCCCGAAAGGAGGGGCTTAATGAGACGATGTTGTTGGGCGATCGCGGCCGTCGCCGCGACGCTGTGGAGTCCGTCGACTGGGTCGGCGGCCTTCACCCTGCTCCTGCAGCAGGGGTCACAGAGTCAATCGATCGAGCTCACGCCGGGGAACGTCGCCGGGACCGTCATGCAGACGATCATGTGGAAGGGGTTCGAAATCGACGTGATTGCCAGCACCAACACGCCCGGCGGCCCGGTGTCGAGCTTCGTCACCGACACGACGCTGGCCATCCGGAACAAGTCCGCGGGGAGTGGTGGGCTGTCGATCTCGTTGAAGTCGGACGGATTCACCTTCCCGGCGGCCGGCACGGACGTCGCCGTCAAGACGGACCTGGCGACGAAGTACTACTTCGACCCTGCGGGCGTGGTCGGGTCGAGCGCCATCGTCTACGACGGCAAGTCGTTCAAGACGCTCGACACCGAGAAGCTGATCGCGGCCGGGGAGTCCACCTCCCGGGTGGACTACATGTCGATCAAGACGACCCCGTTCTCGATCATGAACACGATGTCGTTCAACGGCTTCGGGATGGGTGACGAGGCGTTCACCTCGATCACGACGACGGTCACCTCCGTCACCCCGGCTCCGGCCGGCGTCGTGCTCGCCGCGTCGGGTGCCCCGTTCCTCGGCCTCGCCACCTGGTTCAGGCGGCGGGGCAAGCCGAAGACAATTGCCTGACCTCGGGCAACCCTGCTGTCCAACCGCGGGGGAGCCATTCGTGGCTCCCCCGCAACCACTTGATCGGCCACCCGTTATACCTCAGTTACCCTTTCAGAAACCTATCTTCCGACGCAGGCGGCATCGCAACGTCAGCCCCGCGAATCGACGGTCCGACTTTTTTGCACCCACTTGTCCGGTCCGTCGTCTAAATTTATCTTGCCCAAACCCCCGGCTGCGTCCCGATGCGTGTTGTGCCGAACTGGCGATTTCTTGGCGGGCTGGCGCTCGTGCTCGTGGCTGGGGCGGTCGCCGTGAACCTGGTCCACCGCCGGCAGGTGGGGCAGCAGGTCGGGGCCTTCCTCCGGCACGCGGACTCCGCCCGGGACGCCAAGGACCCGGTCCGCGAGGCCGAGTACCTCCGCCGCTATCTGATCGCCCGTCCGGACGACCTCGACGCCCGCGAGCGGCTAGGGCGGGTGCTGTGCGACTCGGCCAAGGGTGCGAGAGGCGGCAAGACGGTGTACGAGGGTTACCTCGTCCTCCAGGAGGTCCTCCGCCGCGACCCCGCCCGCGCCGACCTCCGCCGCTATACCGCCGAGTTGGCGATGCGGCCGGACGTCGGCCTGTACGCCGAGGCCCGAGCCGACATCGAGGTGCTCCTGACCCGACGGCCGGACGACGGCGAGCTCTTGGAACTCGCCGCCCGCTGCCTCGTCGCGGCACAGATGTTCGCCGAGGCGGAGGCCCGGTACACGGCGGCCGTTCGGCACCGGCCGGACCTGCTGGCCGCGTACGCCGCCCGGGCGGCGGTTCTCCGCCTCCACCTGAACCGGCCCGAGGACGCGGACGCGGCCGTCGCCGCCATGCTGACCGCCAACCCGCGGCAGTTCCGCGCCCACCTGAACGTGGCCGAGTACTGGCGGGTGTTCGCGAAAGCTCACCAGCCCGCGGCCGCGGCCGCCGGGGCGGTCGCCAAGGCCCAGGAACTCCCGGCGGCGGCGACCGTCGCGGATGCCACCGATCGGGCGCTCGGCGAGGCCCGCCGCCTCGGCCCCGACGAACTGGACGTGCTCCTCGTCGCTGCCGAGGTGGCCCGCGACCGGTCCGCCGCGCTGGCCCGGGTCGGGAAGCGGGACGAGGCCCGGGTGGCGACCGAGGAAGCCCGCCAGCTGCTCGGCCGGGCGGTGGCACTTCACCGCACCACCCCGGCCGCACACCTGGCGATGGCGGAGTTGGAGGCCGACACCCATGGGCCGGCCGCCGCCGCTGCCGCCGTGCGCCGCGGGTTGGAAGCCGTTCCCGACTCGGACCCGCTCGTCGTCGCCCTGCTCGACTACCAGCTCCGGGCCGGCGACGCCGCGGCCGCTGCCGAGACCCTGGACCGGCTCCGGGGGGCCGGCCTGCCGCCCGCCGTGGCCGAGTTTCACCAGGCCCGGCTGCAGATGCTGGCGGAGCAGTACCTGGAGGCGGCCCTGACCCTCGAGAAGGTGCGGCCCGATCTGCTGCGGGAGCAACGACTGGTCCGAGAGGCCGACCTCCTGCTGGGGCGGTGCTACGAGCAGATCGGGGAGAACGACCGGCGGCTGGCCGCGTTCCGTCGGGCCGTCCCGGCCGACCCGGACGACCCGCTCTGGGTGCCGGCCCTGGCCGGGGTGGCCGAGGCCGAGGCGGCCCTCGGGCTGGCTGATGCGGCCCTGGCCAGCTACCGCCGGCTCAAGGACCGGGCCGCGGGGGCGTGGGTTCAGGTGGCCCGATTGGAGACGATCCGCGCCCTCCTGACCGCCCCCGAGAAGCGGGACTGGCGGGCCTCGGAGGAGGCGGTGGCGGCCGCCGGTCAGGCCCTCCCGGACGCGACCGAGTTTCGCATCCT carries:
- a CDS encoding FHA domain-containing protein — its product is MPSDEIPSDTGAPLSIPEAFAVACGMRGPLHLRLTHRSSGATRAVALDQPYALLGRGQAVHVKLNDPSVSQYHAYLQVIDGRPYLVDLGSRTGVVWEDGSRGRGWLTPGHKVRVGAFDLVADGAVAASDPLAPPRPEPGEPEDGEPGAGATAVLEVFPAAGGAAGTFPLDQLLTFVGRHPSCQLRFAEDSVGYFHCALVNTRDGVWLVDVFSQKGTRLNGRAARLSRAREGDLIEIGRVNLVVRPAGGRGPLTLWGSAARPPAAEQPAALSRQMAESVTGALTPVREMMEQFQQCFVTMAGMFATQQQEHASLVCEQMRLIQDLARELRELRGEIKGGRAEESTSTPPTVARPAPRPAAAPGAPLPSVKAEGAAAQALADAHSWFLQQMTKLNQSAPSSGPSKG
- a CDS encoding serine O-acetyltransferase; the protein is MPTLLRLILSDARAKAAWCYERDDWQGVVKAFLTDGTPAMVWYRLMQAARRWRLAPLEMVFNRLNTAFCGCVIGRGAEFGEGFVLVHSHGVVINGTVRGGRNVRVEHQVTIGAEKRQSPVLGDDVFIGAGAKVIGPIRIGDGAKVGANAVVVHDVPTGATVVGIPARVIRRPQPSPDAAPAEPAGPTPAAPPVGAFP
- a CDS encoding glycosyltransferase family 2 protein, which produces MNSPVTEVVCWTALAAVSFAYLGYPVLIWTLSRVFGRSPVPPAVSDDDLPTVSLLVAAYNEEVDIEARVLNALSLDYPRGKLEIVIATDGCTDRTNELVRPYTQFGVRLVEFSENAGKASVLNRVVPQLTGEVVVLSDANTHMATDAVRRLAAWFRDPAVGVACGKLVLTDPKTGQNADGLYWKYETFLKKCESRLGALLGANGAIYAVRRSVFPAVRPGTMIDDFVIPLDARRRSGCRLVYDARAAACEETAPTIGAEFGRRARIGAGGFQSIGMLWPLLSPRHGWVALTFLCHKILRWVCPFFMIAALVANLLLVGNPLYAGLLVAQVGFYALAAAGHLLPGGPRWVRYLRLPTMFVTMNAALLVGFFRWLTRPQTGTWRRTDRTAPALAADPSGSLQERPVGSGS